A segment of the Polyodon spathula isolate WHYD16114869_AA unplaced genomic scaffold, ASM1765450v1 scaffolds_1564, whole genome shotgun sequence genome:
CATACCCAAAGCGGGGTTTCACTGACAGCAAAGCGGAGCCGCACGCCCGTGCTATTCAAGCTCCTGTTGTCTTGTGCCACGCCGACCgtggcattgctgtccttcacaATGCCCGTGGCCCCACTCTGCCAGCGGGCGGTCACACTTTTGGCACGATGGCGAATGTAGCGATACCGCAGTTGTTGTCTCGATTTCTCGCCATGCGGATGTATCCCTTTTCACCCCAGGAGGTGCCCCAGCTGCAAAACACGGATAGAAATCAAATCACAACGGGGCGAGGACGTTGGGCGGGCTCAAACCCGGAGCCGGCTCTTCTATACAGCGGTACCGGCGCTATGCTTCAATGCAAAAGGCTCCAGCTGCGCGCCCGCCCTCCGTCTGTCTGTGAATTGAccatgcgcctgcctgcgttaaccgagatcgctacaatacataGATACAGTCCATtcgagtttatatatatattttttattgaagttaacACTGAAATCAAGTTTCATTTACAGTGCAACGAAAAAGGGACGTCACATTTCCAAGTGCTGCGCAAATACAGTCGGAACtttgcatttaatatatatatatatatatacacacacacctcgcAAATGAACTACGAAAGGAAGACGGACGTCCTCGACGTCAACATAGCGAGCCAGTCGGAAACGCCGACGAGGTGCCCCCGCAGTTTGCGGTTGATAAGCCCGCATTATAGCCCCCCAGTTCTTCAAAACGATTGGCAAAGTGTTTGTAGGAATGTGTTCAGCGTTTGCTTATGCATCCGTGAGAAGCACAGCGAAGTATGCGTAGAAACACCCTGCTTTTTATTGAAGAAGTGTTGAAAATTCAAAACCGTTGCACACCCCTAACTTCCAGCAGCGCAGAACACGTGGCACAGGCCGTCGATTCGCAGCCTCCTACCTGTTCTTCACAATCCAGTAATCCTGTCTATTCTCCGTGCCGTACCCCACCACCAGCACGGCGTGGTTCACCTTCAGACTGCTGCAGGAGGGTTCGTAATACAAACCTGCAGCGGGGCAGAGGAAACACGTGTACCGTTTTTACAGGGGGTATACAACACAGACCGAGCGAAGGGAGAGACAGGGGAGATTAACAGAACTGTCGTCTAGCGCTTTGAATTAAGGATTCAAAAAACACTCCTAGGTTCCGACACCTAAGACTTTCTCTCACCTCCTCTGTAGTGGTGGAAGGAGAACCGGGTGGCATCAATGCCCACGGCCACAGGTCCGAAGCTGGCGACGGTGTATTGCAGGGCAGTCTCGTCCCCTTGTGGCAGGATCTGGTGCCCAGAGCAGGTGGCAGCCTGGCCTGACACGTTGTAGCGGCATTTTCCCTCCTGGGACGACAAAATTGAGTTCTTAgtggatggcaataagactcccgttgcgtGGCAGTTTCATCCCTTCTTGGTTTTATTAGGAGCTTAATCCgatgcacctgagcttgttccctgtAGACTGTGCCtcatcaagctcctagtaaaacccggaatggaCAATCCTGCCATGCAATAGGAGGGTTTTCATCCCAGTCCTGTGGAACGTAAATCACTGGCTTGGGCTGACCTTGTGTTTGTAAGGGTACGCTGCTTCCGAGTCAATGCCCTTGTTGCCTTCGATGTAGAGGAAGGCTTTGCTCATTAAACCTCCGTGGCAGCCATGGTTCCCGTACCTCCAGGAGCAGTCCACCAGGTTCTGGGGGCTGAGGCTGACCAGGTGGCCCGTGGTCTTCTTGAGCTGACCCTCAAGGGCCCCCACAGAGCTGAACGCCCAGCAGGAGCCACACGAACCCTGCAGGGAGGAAGCACGACATTAAGAGCACCGGCACTAGCAACCCTGGGTAATCAGAGGGGGTGGGGATAAGGCTCCCGTGTGCCAGCCTAGAGAGAGGACCTGTTTGAAAGCTCTACTGAGGTCGCAGGGGAGCTTAGTAATGATGTAATGAAATAGACATGCAGTAAGAAGTGAATTTCAAACAAAGGAAGAGTGGTCGCTTAGATAACAGCGATGTgtaatatatagagagatatagatATCACAACCACAACCAAGCAACACCTAAAGTATTGAcacacaagcttcctccctcAGCGAACAGGACTGCAGAGTGTAATgtagcacagagaggtctggtaaagcatagggaagcattgtaaagcacagagaggtctggtaaagcatagggaagcattgtaaagcatagagaggtctggtaaagtgtATCTGCTTGTTAGGTGACAGTAGTATATTGAGAGGTTTGTATGGTAGTATATGGAACACAGAACCTGGTTTTTCACTTCACTCACAAACCCGCCCAGCCGCCAGTCCATGGTCAGAGGCATACTGGCATTGGGTGGCAGAGTGAAGGTGTGATTCATCTCACCCGTCGCTGGCATTAACAATCCGTTCAGCATGGCATTAACCTCGTCCGTGGTCTACAGGAAGAAAAACGGGCATTGAGATTTGAACCTCCAGCCACTCGTAAATTTAACTATTGGACAAGTTGGGCTCTtaggaggtgagggagggagcagttcagtctctgtgcctcaagcctgccctggactggagggagcacccttttctcttagggggggtgagggagggagcagttcagtctccgtgcctcaagcctgccctggactggagggagcacccttttcTCTTAGGGGCATAgagaggaagggggagggagggagggagcagtttagTGCTGGCTGTATTACCAGGTCTCCCAGTTGGTTGAGCCCCAGCTTGTAGGAGTGCAGATCCAAGGAGAACTCCAGATTGTGAATCTCAATGGCCTTGAAATTCTTCTCCCAGATCAGACGCCTCGACAGCTCTTCATCCTGGAAGAACAAAGTATTGAAACCAGTCTCACTCGTTGACACTTCATAGAAAAGCCGAAACAAATAGCAGcaaaccaattattattattattattattattattattattattattattattattattatattacattatattttgcatttaataaattacaGAGCTTCCAAAATCAACAGCTTTGCTCAGACAGACCCACACCtatactgcaaaaaataaaaagcaacgaGAGTAGCCTAGTTCTCAGCTGAGGGCAGCATCTCTTGGAAAATTTGTGGAAAAATAAGAAGAGGAATCACCTTTCTCGTGTACTCTTTCTGATGGTAATCCTTCCACAGGTTCCAGGTATTATCCAGCGAGGGTTCAGCGCAAAGCTGCCCACTGACGAGCGGGACCAGCAGCACCAGGACTGCGAGAGGCAGCATTCTAGCACAGGAACAGACCCGAGTGAAAAACAGCTAACTCGCGGTTCCTTGTATATTTCTATCCGTCTCAACTTCCTTTTCTGATTAACCGTTAAACAAATGACAAGTCATCACactacctcttttttttttttttgactctgCCGATTGCTTTAGTGCCGGAAACTTGTTATGTGAAGATTATGACATGTTttttcacctctctctctctctctctctctctctctctctctctctctctctctctctctctctctctctctctctctctctctctctctctctctctctcccccaaaATGAGATCTCTTAATATTCAGCGGCAGCACAAGTCTGTTGTTTGACTTTGAACAGTTTGGATTATTTTTCTTCTACTGTAATGTATGGCAGCTTCTTCCATGGAACCGCTATGCAGAATATGTTCTGTAAATGATCTACAATATCCTACCGCTGCGGCTGccttttaatttgaataaatcatttgtaataaaagttattttgctCGCTACCGTCATTCTACCGAATCTCTTCTGCAGCAAATACTTTTAaagttattaatattgttattatcgtgaaaaacaacacagaattaGACTTTTACTAaatccttaataataataataataataataataataataataataataataataataataataataataaatctctttgcatctctctgtgtctctgactctctctgtatctctcttcctctttctctGTGCTTCCTGTGTGTCTCTttctgtgttctctctctctctctctctctctctctctctctctctctctctctctctctctctctctctctctctctctctctctctctctctct
Coding sequences within it:
- the LOC121309884 gene encoding procathepsin L-like, with the translated sequence MLPLAVLVLLVPLVSGQLCAEPSLDNTWNLWKDYHQKEYTRKDEELSRRLIWEKNFKAIEIHNLEFSLDLHSYKLGLNQLGDLTTDEVNAMLNGLLMPATGEMNHTFTLPPNASMPLTMDWRLGGFVSEVKNQGSCGSCWAFSSVGALEGQLKKTTGHLVSLSPQNLVDCSWRYGNHGCHGGLMSKAFLYIEGNKGIDSEAAYPYKHKEGKCRYNVSGQAATCSGHQILPQGDETALQYTVASFGPVAVGIDATRFSFHHYRGGLYYEPSCSSLKVNHAVLVVGYGTENRQDYWIVKNSWGTSWGEKGYIRMARNRDNNCGIATFAIVPKV